Proteins found in one Terribacillus sp. DMT04 genomic segment:
- the purF gene encoding amidophosphoribosyltransferase, producing MLAEIKGLNEECGVFAIWGHEKAAEVTYYGLHALQHRGQEGAGVVTTDRENLHLHKGLGLINEVFAGSAFNKLNGNAAIGHVRYATAGGGGYENVQPLLFRSQKDSLAIAHNGNLVNAYGLKQQLEAQGSILQTSSDTEVIAHLIKRSGQIELDEAIKSALSMVKGAYSLTILTETQMFVAVDPKGLRPLSLGKLGDAWVVSSETCAFDVTGAEYVREVEPGELITISDTGLHSQRFSSTLERSLCSMEYVYFSRPDSDLNGQNVHASRKKMGKVLAQEAPIEADVVTGVPDSSISAAIGFSEASGIPYELGLIKNRYVGRTFIQPSQELREQGVKMKLSAVRGIVKGKRVVMVDDSIVRGTTSKRIVRMLKEAGATEVHVRIASPPIQNPCFYGIDTSTTSELIAANHSIEEMRELIEADSLSFLSVDGLQDCIVGDNDVMTHGICKACFTGNYPTEIYPDTVLPAYKC from the coding sequence ATGCTTGCTGAAATCAAAGGCTTGAACGAGGAATGCGGTGTCTTTGCGATTTGGGGTCACGAAAAAGCAGCAGAAGTAACGTATTACGGTCTTCATGCGTTGCAGCATCGAGGACAGGAAGGTGCCGGCGTTGTAACAACAGACCGAGAAAATCTGCATTTGCATAAAGGACTTGGCTTGATTAATGAGGTGTTTGCTGGTAGTGCGTTTAATAAGCTGAACGGCAATGCCGCGATTGGTCATGTTCGCTATGCAACTGCGGGCGGCGGTGGCTATGAAAACGTGCAGCCATTGCTGTTTCGTTCCCAAAAAGACAGTCTCGCAATTGCCCATAACGGCAACCTTGTTAATGCATACGGATTAAAACAGCAGCTGGAAGCACAAGGCAGCATCTTGCAAACTTCTTCTGATACAGAAGTGATTGCGCATTTGATCAAGCGCAGCGGTCAAATTGAACTGGATGAAGCGATCAAATCTGCACTCAGCATGGTCAAAGGTGCGTACAGCTTGACGATTCTTACTGAAACGCAAATGTTCGTTGCAGTAGATCCGAAAGGCTTGCGTCCCTTATCGCTCGGTAAACTCGGAGATGCCTGGGTTGTATCTTCGGAAACATGTGCTTTTGATGTAACAGGAGCGGAATATGTACGTGAAGTAGAGCCAGGCGAATTGATTACAATCAGCGATACTGGCCTGCATTCGCAACGCTTTTCCTCCACGTTGGAGCGGTCCCTTTGTTCCATGGAGTATGTCTATTTCTCTCGTCCGGATTCCGATTTGAACGGTCAGAATGTGCATGCTTCTCGTAAAAAAATGGGCAAAGTGCTCGCGCAGGAAGCGCCAATTGAAGCAGATGTTGTCACAGGAGTACCGGATTCTAGTATTTCTGCTGCCATCGGATTTTCCGAAGCGAGCGGCATTCCATATGAGCTTGGATTGATTAAAAATCGTTATGTTGGCCGAACGTTTATCCAGCCGTCTCAAGAGCTGCGGGAGCAAGGCGTGAAGATGAAATTGTCTGCTGTACGCGGAATCGTGAAAGGCAAGCGTGTCGTAATGGTCGATGACTCTATCGTTCGCGGTACGACGAGCAAGCGGATTGTCCGCATGCTGAAAGAAGCCGGAGCAACAGAAGTACATGTGCGAATTGCATCACCGCCAATTCAGAATCCGTGTTTCTACGGCATTGATACGTCGACAACTTCAGAGCTGATTGCAGCGAATCACAGCATCGAAGAAATGCGCGAACTGATTGAAGCAGATTCCCTTTCTTTCCTTAGCGTCGATGGTCTGCAAGATTGCATTGTTGGCGATAACGACGTCATGACACATGGCATCTGCAAAGCATGCTTTACAGGGAATTACCCAACTGAGATCTACCCGGATACTGTACTTCCGGCATACAAGTGTTAG
- the purQ gene encoding phosphoribosylformylglycinamidine synthase subunit PurQ has protein sequence MKFAVIVFPGSNCDRDMYHAVRDGLGEEADLVWYENANLADYDAILLPGGFSYGDYLRSGAIASVSNVLNQIKQKAETGTPVLGVCNGFQILLETGLLPGAMLRNEKLKFMCHYETLVVERNDTLFTSGYEKGQEIQIPIAHGEGNYYCDDETLETLQRNNQIVFTYKNNPNGSRADIAGIANKAGNVLGMMPHPERAMEDLLGSKDGLALFQSVLHHWREMYVTTS, from the coding sequence GTGAAATTCGCTGTCATCGTTTTTCCAGGCTCCAACTGTGACCGAGACATGTATCATGCGGTCCGGGACGGTTTAGGAGAAGAAGCTGATCTTGTATGGTATGAAAATGCGAATCTAGCAGACTATGACGCTATTTTGCTGCCAGGCGGCTTTAGTTATGGTGATTATCTTCGCTCCGGGGCTATCGCGTCGGTATCAAACGTTTTAAATCAGATTAAACAAAAAGCTGAAACAGGTACACCTGTCCTTGGTGTTTGCAACGGATTCCAGATTCTTTTGGAAACAGGATTGCTGCCAGGAGCTATGCTGCGAAATGAAAAACTGAAATTTATGTGCCATTACGAAACATTAGTAGTTGAGCGTAACGATACACTATTTACGAGCGGATATGAAAAGGGACAGGAAATTCAAATTCCCATCGCGCATGGAGAAGGTAATTACTATTGTGACGATGAAACGTTGGAGACGTTACAGCGAAATAATCAGATTGTTTTCACTTACAAAAATAATCCGAACGGTTCTCGTGCTGATATTGCCGGGATCGCCAACAAAGCCGGAAACGTACTCGGCATGATGCCGCATCCGGAACGAGCGATGGAGGATCTGCTTGGTTCAAAAGACGGTTTAGCACTATTCCAATCTGTATTACACCACTGGAGGGAAATGTATGTTACAACAAGCTGA
- the purK gene encoding 5-(carboxyamino)imidazole ribonucleotide synthase has product MRPNNYKTIGILGGGQLGRMMATAAKHMGYRIVVLDPTPDCPAAQVADTHIEAAYDDLTAIRELASVSDVVTYEFENVDLEAARLLEEAEKLPQGSLLLEISRDRANEKNLMKELHLPAASFAIVNDEKELLTEIRSIGFPAVVKTCRGGYDGKGQLKLNKKDDLQEAAEFVRKNGRCILESWLTFDREISIVLTRGADGAITYFPVAENEHRDHILSRTVVPAAIPEQVAEQARTAAGKLAEAAGVVGTFTVEMFVAGNQLYMNEVAPRPHNSGHYTIEACTVSQFEQHIRAICGLPLLPVHFIGAAVMINLLGEALDQYWEAPDKPLAHLHDYGKQEAKPKRKMGHFTMVGTSREALLDATDAFTQSLGGNKA; this is encoded by the coding sequence TTGCGACCAAATAATTATAAAACAATCGGCATTCTTGGCGGAGGTCAGCTTGGGCGGATGATGGCCACAGCTGCTAAACATATGGGATATCGAATCGTTGTTCTCGATCCAACGCCTGATTGTCCGGCAGCACAAGTTGCAGACACCCATATTGAAGCGGCTTATGATGATTTAACAGCCATCCGAGAACTAGCAAGCGTTAGTGATGTTGTCACCTATGAATTCGAAAATGTAGATTTGGAAGCAGCCAGATTACTTGAAGAAGCGGAGAAGCTTCCGCAAGGTTCCCTGCTTTTAGAAATCAGCCGGGACCGAGCAAATGAAAAGAATCTTATGAAAGAGCTTCATCTGCCAGCAGCATCCTTCGCGATTGTGAATGATGAAAAAGAATTGCTGACTGAAATTAGAAGCATCGGTTTTCCGGCTGTCGTGAAAACATGCCGCGGCGGATACGATGGCAAAGGACAGCTTAAACTGAATAAGAAGGATGATCTGCAAGAAGCAGCCGAATTTGTCCGTAAAAACGGACGCTGCATACTTGAATCATGGCTGACATTCGATAGAGAAATATCGATTGTACTCACAAGAGGTGCAGATGGAGCGATCACGTATTTTCCAGTAGCTGAGAATGAGCACCGTGACCACATCTTGTCTCGAACAGTTGTGCCAGCCGCTATACCAGAACAAGTAGCAGAGCAAGCGCGCACAGCAGCTGGCAAGCTCGCTGAGGCGGCCGGAGTTGTTGGTACATTCACCGTTGAAATGTTTGTTGCTGGCAATCAGCTGTATATGAATGAAGTGGCACCTCGCCCGCATAATTCCGGTCATTATACAATTGAAGCGTGCACGGTATCGCAATTTGAGCAGCATATTCGCGCTATTTGCGGACTGCCGCTTTTGCCGGTCCATTTTATTGGGGCTGCTGTTATGATAAATTTATTAGGAGAAGCGCTGGACCAGTATTGGGAAGCCCCTGACAAACCGCTTGCGCATCTTCATGATTACGGCAAACAAGAAGCGAAGCCAAAACGGAAGATGGGACATTTCACAATGGTTGGTACGTCAAGAGAAGCTTTACTGGATGCAACCGACGCCTTTACACAATCATTAGGAGGAAACAAGGCATGA
- a CDS encoding DUF2179 domain-containing protein, which produces MLEIPLVMVLIIFVVNIVYVTLNTLRVILTLKGRRYISATVSVFEVTIYTVGLGLVLNNLDQIQNLIAYALGFGIGVVLGSKIEEKLALGYITANVISSDPSIEFTKKLREKGYGVTSWFAYGMEGDRLAMQILTPRKYELKLYETIQEIDPKAFIISYEPRQISGGFWVKSVKRERIRRNGKPKKADKETV; this is translated from the coding sequence TTGTTAGAAATACCACTCGTCATGGTGCTTATCATCTTTGTTGTAAACATCGTTTATGTTACCCTCAATACTTTGCGTGTTATCTTGACATTAAAAGGACGGCGCTATATTTCAGCAACAGTCAGTGTGTTTGAGGTTACAATCTATACAGTCGGTCTGGGACTAGTGCTGAATAACCTCGATCAAATTCAGAATTTGATTGCTTATGCGCTCGGATTCGGTATTGGTGTTGTACTCGGCTCGAAAATTGAAGAAAAGCTGGCATTAGGTTATATAACCGCCAACGTTATTTCCTCCGATCCGAGTATTGAGTTTACGAAAAAACTTCGTGAAAAAGGATACGGCGTTACGAGCTGGTTCGCATATGGCATGGAAGGCGACCGACTGGCGATGCAAATCCTGACACCGCGAAAATATGAACTGAAGCTTTATGAAACAATTCAGGAGATTGATCCAAAAGCATTTATCATCTCTTACGAACCGCGGCAAATCTCAGGCGGTTTCTGGGTTAAAAGTGTAAAAAGGGAGCGAATTCGTCGAAATGGCAAACCAAAAAAAGCTGACAAAGAAACGGTTTGA
- the purM gene encoding phosphoribosylformylglycinamidine cyclo-ligase yields the protein MSELYKQAGVDVEAGYRAVDLMKKHIKRTNRPEVIGGVGAFAGLFDLSSFSYKEPVLVSGTDGVGTKLKLAFDMNQHDTVGIDLVAMCVNDIIAQGAQALFFLDYIACGKNEPEKIEQIVKGISDGCVEAGAALIGGETAEMPGMYAEDEYDLAGFVVGIGEKSKLISGDAVQAGDTIIGIASSGLHSNGFSLVRRLLEKHNLSLDNVYAPFDRPLGEVLLEPTKIYAKAVRAVQEKIDIHGISHITGGGFHENLPRAVPEHLGVRIQTDSWELPAVYEFLMDKAEIAFDDMLGVFNTGIGMALIVSQEDAEQCLSLLQDAGERAWIIGEVTEQNGVEFQA from the coding sequence ATGAGTGAACTTTACAAGCAAGCCGGCGTCGATGTGGAAGCAGGCTATCGCGCAGTGGACTTAATGAAAAAGCATATTAAACGAACGAACCGCCCCGAGGTCATCGGCGGTGTCGGAGCGTTTGCTGGACTGTTTGATTTATCGTCGTTTTCTTATAAAGAGCCGGTACTTGTTTCTGGAACAGATGGAGTGGGCACAAAGCTGAAGCTGGCATTTGATATGAATCAGCATGATACTGTTGGCATTGACTTGGTTGCGATGTGCGTGAATGACATTATCGCCCAAGGCGCACAGGCATTATTTTTCCTTGATTATATTGCTTGCGGAAAAAATGAACCGGAGAAAATTGAGCAGATTGTGAAAGGAATTTCGGATGGCTGTGTTGAAGCAGGCGCTGCGTTAATTGGCGGTGAGACAGCGGAAATGCCTGGCATGTATGCGGAAGACGAATATGATTTGGCTGGTTTTGTTGTTGGTATCGGCGAAAAGTCGAAGCTCATCAGCGGAGATGCTGTGCAAGCTGGGGACACGATCATTGGCATTGCATCCAGCGGTTTGCATTCCAATGGCTTTTCATTAGTTCGCCGATTGCTGGAGAAACACAATCTATCGCTAGATAACGTATATGCACCGTTTGACCGTCCTTTAGGAGAGGTTTTGCTGGAGCCAACGAAAATTTATGCAAAAGCTGTCCGCGCTGTTCAAGAAAAAATAGATATTCACGGTATTTCTCATATTACCGGCGGCGGCTTTCATGAGAATCTGCCTCGCGCAGTGCCAGAGCACCTAGGTGTACGCATTCAGACAGATAGCTGGGAGCTTCCCGCTGTTTATGAATTTTTAATGGACAAAGCAGAAATTGCTTTTGACGATATGCTTGGCGTATTTAATACCGGTATCGGCATGGCGCTGATTGTATCACAAGAAGATGCCGAGCAGTGTCTGAGCTTGCTTCAAGATGCTGGCGAAAGAGCCTGGATTATCGGTGAAGTGACAGAGCAAAACGGCGTGGAGTTTCAAGCATGA
- the purE gene encoding 5-(carboxyamino)imidazole ribonucleotide mutase, with protein sequence MAEIGIIMGSISDWETMEHTCKLLEELNIPYEKEVISAHRTPEDMFEYAASARDRGLKVIIAGAGGAAHLPGMVASKTTLPVIGVPVQTKALDGMDSLLSIVQMPSGVPVATVAIGKAGAKNAGILAAQMLGIHDLQIAERLAAYQENMKKQVAEMRNQLATK encoded by the coding sequence TTGGCGGAGATTGGAATCATCATGGGCAGCATCTCAGATTGGGAGACGATGGAGCATACGTGCAAGCTATTGGAAGAGCTGAATATACCTTATGAAAAAGAAGTTATTTCAGCGCACCGTACGCCTGAGGATATGTTCGAGTATGCGGCATCGGCTAGAGACAGAGGACTGAAAGTAATCATTGCCGGAGCTGGCGGGGCAGCACATTTGCCAGGAATGGTGGCCAGCAAGACTACCTTGCCGGTAATAGGTGTACCAGTCCAGACAAAAGCGCTCGATGGCATGGACTCCCTCCTCTCGATTGTCCAAATGCCTAGCGGCGTACCTGTTGCGACCGTAGCAATTGGGAAGGCAGGAGCAAAGAATGCAGGCATCCTAGCCGCACAGATGCTCGGTATCCATGATTTGCAAATAGCCGAGCGACTAGCTGCTTACCAAGAAAATATGAAGAAACAAGTTGCAGAAATGAGGAATCAGCTTGCGACCAAATAA
- a CDS encoding NETI motif-containing protein, protein MANQKKLTKKRFELGENETIDACLARIKAEGYMPVRKVEEPIFRETTENGIKKVEPIGKSVMFDAKLLKTEQ, encoded by the coding sequence ATGGCAAACCAAAAAAAGCTGACAAAGAAACGGTTTGAGCTCGGTGAGAATGAAACAATCGATGCTTGCCTTGCCCGTATAAAAGCGGAGGGCTATATGCCGGTTCGAAAAGTAGAAGAACCAATCTTCCGGGAAACAACCGAGAACGGCATAAAGAAGGTAGAGCCGATTGGAAAGAGTGTCATGTTTGACGCGAAGCTCCTAAAAACCGAACAATAA
- the purB gene encoding adenylosuccinate lyase, protein MIERYTREEMGKIWTDENKYRAWLEVEILACEAWSDLGIIPEADVKALRKNASFDINRILEIEQETRHDVVAFTRAVSETLGEERKWVHYGLTSTDVVDTALSYILLQANEIIRKGIVNFIDILEAKAKEHKHTVMMGRTHGVHAEPTTFGLKLALWYEEMKRNLERFDAAADTIQYGKLSGAVGTYANIDPYVEKYVTKKLGLKPAPVSTQTLQRDRHAQYMSTLALIATSIEKFATEIRGLQKTETREVEEFFAKGQKGSSAMPHKRNPIGSENMVGMSRLIRGHMVTAYENVALWHERDISHSSAERVILPDATIALDYMLSRFSNIVKNLTVFPENMKRNIDRTYGVIFSQRVLLTLIDKGMSREQAYDIVQPKAMEAWETETHFKQLIEAETEIAAFLSQEEIDDCFDYTYHLKNVDQIFHKIGLE, encoded by the coding sequence ATGATTGAACGTTATACAAGAGAAGAAATGGGCAAGATTTGGACAGATGAAAATAAATACCGTGCATGGCTCGAGGTAGAAATCTTAGCATGTGAAGCTTGGAGTGATCTTGGCATTATCCCAGAGGCGGACGTCAAAGCATTACGCAAGAACGCATCCTTTGATATCAACCGTATTTTAGAGATTGAGCAAGAAACACGTCATGATGTAGTTGCCTTCACACGTGCTGTCTCTGAGACGCTTGGTGAAGAGCGCAAATGGGTGCATTATGGGCTGACGTCCACAGATGTTGTCGACACAGCACTTTCTTATATATTGCTGCAAGCCAACGAGATCATCCGTAAAGGCATTGTTAACTTTATCGATATTTTGGAAGCAAAAGCAAAAGAACATAAGCATACCGTCATGATGGGACGTACTCATGGGGTGCACGCAGAGCCGACAACATTCGGTTTGAAACTGGCATTGTGGTACGAAGAAATGAAACGTAACTTGGAGCGTTTCGATGCAGCAGCTGATACGATTCAATACGGCAAACTTTCCGGTGCGGTCGGTACATATGCAAACATCGATCCGTATGTAGAGAAATATGTGACGAAAAAGCTAGGCTTAAAGCCAGCGCCAGTATCTACACAAACATTGCAACGTGACCGTCATGCACAATATATGAGCACACTGGCATTGATTGCAACAAGCATTGAAAAATTTGCAACTGAGATTCGCGGTCTGCAAAAGACGGAAACGCGTGAAGTAGAGGAATTCTTCGCTAAAGGGCAAAAAGGATCCTCGGCAATGCCGCATAAGCGCAATCCAATCGGTTCAGAGAACATGGTCGGCATGTCTCGTCTGATTCGCGGACATATGGTAACAGCTTACGAGAACGTTGCACTTTGGCATGAAAGAGATATCTCTCATTCTTCTGCAGAGCGTGTGATTTTACCAGATGCAACAATTGCACTGGATTACATGCTGAGCCGTTTCTCTAACATTGTGAAGAACTTGACGGTTTTCCCGGAAAACATGAAGCGCAATATTGATCGCACGTACGGCGTTATCTTCTCACAGCGTGTGCTATTAACACTTATCGACAAAGGCATGAGCCGCGAGCAAGCTTATGATATTGTACAGCCGAAAGCGATGGAGGCATGGGAAACAGAGACACACTTCAAACAGCTGATTGAAGCAGAAACAGAAATCGCTGCTTTCCTTAGCCAGGAAGAGATTGACGACTGCTTCGACTATACGTATCACTTGAAAAACGTAGATCAGATCTTCCATAAAATCGGCTTAGAATAA
- the purC gene encoding phosphoribosylaminoimidazolesuccinocarboxamide synthase: MKGKLLYEGKAKQVFQSMEDEQQLVLSYKNDATAFNGKKKASFEGKGRYNNLISAHIFDYLKEKGITSHFIKSLNETEQLVRQTSIIPLEVVVRNVAAGSITRRLGIPEKTVFQPVLTEFYYKDDSLDDPIINDAHALLLTDLNEEELVFIKQAALEVNQHLQAFFDRVGLQLVDFKLEFGRDQNGSILLSDEISPDTCRLWDKESGSKMDKDVFREDIGNLIDVYDAILNRLEAAK, translated from the coding sequence GTGAAAGGCAAATTGCTTTATGAAGGAAAAGCCAAACAAGTATTTCAATCCATGGAGGACGAGCAGCAGCTCGTGCTCTCCTATAAGAATGATGCGACAGCGTTCAATGGCAAGAAGAAAGCAAGCTTCGAAGGAAAAGGCCGTTACAATAATCTTATTTCTGCTCATATTTTTGACTATTTAAAAGAGAAAGGTATTACGTCACACTTTATTAAGTCACTTAATGAGACAGAGCAGTTAGTGCGTCAGACGTCAATCATACCGCTCGAAGTAGTTGTTCGAAATGTCGCAGCAGGAAGCATTACGAGAAGACTTGGTATTCCTGAAAAGACCGTTTTTCAACCCGTTTTGACAGAGTTTTACTACAAAGATGACAGCTTGGATGATCCGATTATCAATGACGCGCACGCGCTTTTGCTGACGGATCTGAATGAAGAGGAGCTTGTTTTCATAAAGCAAGCAGCATTGGAAGTCAACCAGCATTTGCAGGCGTTCTTCGACAGAGTCGGCCTGCAGCTGGTCGATTTTAAACTGGAATTCGGCCGTGATCAGAATGGCTCTATTCTTCTGTCAGATGAGATTTCACCTGACACATGCCGGCTTTGGGATAAAGAGAGCGGAAGCAAGATGGATAAAGATGTGTTCCGTGAAGACATTGGGAATTTGATTGATGTGTATGATGCAATTTTAAATCGACTGGAGGCAGCAAAATGA
- the purL gene encoding phosphoribosylformylglycinamidine synthase subunit PurL, with product MLQQAEISPEKIEQDRLYRDMGMTDEEFQSVKNILGRQPNFTETGIFSVMWSEHCSYKTSKPLLRKFPTKGPHVLQGPGEGAGIVDIGDDKAVVFKIESHNHPSAVEPYQGAATGVGGIIRDVFSMGARPIALLNSLRFGNLTTPRVKYLLEEVVHGIAGYGNCVGVPTVGGEIQFDTSYEGNPLVNAMCVGLIDQKDIQKGIAAGVGNTVIYAGAPTGRDGIHGATFASEDLSEESESKRPSVQVGDPFMEKLLIEACLEVIQHEALVGMQDMGAAGLTSSASEMASKAGMGMEMNLDLVPQRELHMTPYELMLSESQERMLLVVKKGQEQGIIDVFEKYGLQAVAVGKVTDDKQFRLLHHGEVAAEIPVDSLAEDAPVYYKDSKVPDYFTEFQTIDYKPAISNYAETLKQLLQQPTIASKEWVYDQYDSMVGADTVVAPGSDAAIVRVRGTQKAIAMTTDCNSRYIYLDPETGGKIAVAEAARNIISSGAKPLALTDGLNFGNPDKPENFWQMEKSVEGMSAACLALETPVISGNVSLYNESNQQSIFPTPIVGMVGLVEDIAHVTTSTFKQAGDAIYLVGETKAEFGGSELQNLLEGRYYGKAPAIDLDIEASNQQAVLTSIQQGLTASAHDLAEGGLAVALAESLFGTRLGAQVTVEEDVMAALFSESQSRFLVSVSPEKQAAFEEAVPAAAQIGVVTDTAELTVVRGDKTIIAEAVPTLEGLWKGAIPCLLKSKA from the coding sequence ATGTTACAACAAGCTGAAATCAGCCCAGAAAAAATCGAACAAGACCGTCTGTATCGCGATATGGGTATGACAGATGAAGAGTTCCAATCTGTTAAAAACATTTTAGGCAGACAGCCAAACTTCACCGAAACAGGCATTTTCTCCGTTATGTGGTCCGAGCATTGCAGCTATAAAACATCCAAGCCATTATTGCGTAAATTTCCGACCAAGGGACCGCATGTGTTGCAAGGACCCGGTGAAGGAGCCGGCATTGTTGATATTGGCGATGACAAGGCAGTCGTGTTCAAGATCGAGAGTCATAACCATCCGTCCGCGGTCGAGCCTTACCAAGGTGCTGCGACAGGTGTCGGTGGTATTATCCGTGATGTTTTTTCCATGGGAGCGCGCCCAATTGCGCTGTTGAATTCCTTGCGCTTTGGCAATCTGACAACACCTCGTGTGAAATATTTACTAGAGGAAGTTGTTCATGGTATTGCAGGGTACGGCAACTGTGTTGGTGTACCAACCGTCGGCGGTGAAATTCAATTCGATACAAGTTATGAAGGCAATCCACTAGTGAATGCCATGTGTGTCGGCTTGATTGACCAGAAGGATATTCAAAAAGGAATCGCGGCCGGCGTTGGCAATACGGTTATTTACGCTGGTGCTCCAACTGGTCGTGATGGAATTCATGGCGCGACCTTCGCTTCAGAGGATTTAAGCGAAGAGTCCGAATCAAAACGTCCGTCCGTGCAAGTTGGCGATCCGTTTATGGAAAAACTGCTGATCGAAGCTTGTTTGGAAGTTATCCAGCATGAAGCGCTTGTTGGTATGCAGGACATGGGTGCTGCTGGTTTAACATCCAGTGCGAGTGAGATGGCAAGTAAAGCTGGCATGGGAATGGAGATGAATTTGGATCTTGTACCGCAGCGAGAGCTGCATATGACACCTTACGAATTGATGCTGTCTGAATCACAAGAGCGCATGCTGCTCGTGGTGAAAAAAGGACAGGAACAAGGCATTATTGATGTATTTGAGAAATACGGCTTACAAGCTGTGGCAGTTGGTAAAGTGACGGACGATAAGCAGTTCCGCTTGCTGCATCATGGAGAAGTTGCTGCTGAAATACCAGTTGATAGTTTGGCAGAAGATGCACCAGTTTACTATAAAGATTCCAAAGTACCGGATTATTTCACAGAGTTCCAAACAATTGATTACAAGCCAGCTATTTCAAATTATGCGGAAACGCTCAAACAACTGCTGCAGCAGCCGACTATTGCCAGCAAAGAATGGGTGTACGATCAATATGACAGCATGGTTGGAGCGGATACAGTTGTCGCACCAGGAAGCGACGCAGCGATCGTTCGCGTTCGCGGCACACAAAAAGCCATTGCCATGACGACTGACTGTAATTCTCGTTATATTTACCTCGATCCGGAAACAGGCGGGAAAATTGCAGTAGCAGAAGCAGCTAGAAACATCATTAGTTCTGGTGCCAAGCCGCTAGCTCTGACGGATGGCTTGAACTTTGGTAATCCAGATAAGCCGGAGAATTTCTGGCAGATGGAGAAAAGTGTCGAAGGCATGAGTGCTGCTTGTCTTGCATTGGAAACGCCAGTTATCAGCGGAAATGTATCACTTTACAACGAATCGAACCAACAGTCTATTTTCCCAACACCAATCGTCGGTATGGTTGGCTTAGTGGAAGACATCGCACATGTAACAACGAGCACATTCAAGCAAGCTGGCGATGCGATCTATCTAGTAGGCGAAACAAAAGCAGAGTTCGGCGGCAGTGAGCTGCAAAATCTGCTTGAAGGACGCTACTACGGAAAAGCTCCAGCTATTGATCTTGATATCGAAGCGAGCAATCAGCAAGCCGTTCTAACTAGCATCCAGCAAGGGCTAACAGCATCCGCACATGATCTTGCCGAAGGTGGTTTGGCTGTCGCATTAGCAGAAAGCTTGTTTGGTACAAGGCTTGGGGCGCAAGTGACAGTAGAGGAAGATGTAATGGCAGCACTTTTCAGTGAATCACAATCACGTTTCCTTGTATCTGTTTCACCTGAAAAACAAGCAGCTTTTGAAGAAGCAGTACCAGCGGCAGCGCAAATCGGCGTCGTGACAGATACAGCGGAACTTACAGTTGTCCGAGGAGACAAGACAATCATCGCAGAAGCAGTACCAACACTTGAGGGACTTTGGAAAGGAGCTATTCCATGCTTGCTGAAATCAAAGGCTTGA
- the purS gene encoding phosphoribosylformylglycinamidine synthase subunit PurS — translation MKKVRIFITLKEGVLDPQGKAVQEALQANGFPEVADTRVGKYIEMSLPDNADVAQEVQRMCDKLLANPVMEEYSYTVEEGIKS, via the coding sequence ATGAAAAAAGTCAGAATCTTCATCACGCTGAAAGAAGGGGTTTTAGACCCACAAGGTAAGGCTGTACAAGAAGCATTGCAGGCAAATGGTTTTCCGGAAGTAGCGGATACGCGTGTCGGAAAATATATCGAAATGAGCTTGCCGGATAATGCCGATGTAGCACAAGAAGTGCAGCGTATGTGTGATAAGCTGCTAGCTAACCCTGTGATGGAAGAATACAGCTATACAGTCGAGGAGGGCATCAAGTCGTGA